Genomic segment of Ancylothrix sp. D3o:
AAGCCGGTCTGCTGTTGCAAACCACTATACAATTCACCCAAATCTTTATTAGACTCAACCACCGCCTCTAGCAAATAAAGCGCCGACAGTAGGGCATCGCGTTCGGGAATATGAGTTCCGTAACCAATTCCTCCCGACTCTTCACCCCCCACCAACACCGCTACCTCTAACATTCGGTCGCCAATATACTTATAACCAATTGGCGTTTCAAACACCGGCAACCCATATAACTCAGCGGTTTTTGGCATCAAATCTGACCCACTCACCGTTTTAACGACTTCCCCTTTCCAACCTTTGCGCTTTGCCAAATGTTCAATCAAAATCGGAATTAACACCTGCGAACTCAAAAAATTACCGTGTCCATCAACGGCGGCAATGCGGTCTGAGTCGCCATCAAAGACAAATCCAACGGCCAAAGTATCGGGATGAGTGCGCTGGTGGGTTCGCATTTTCCGAAAAAGTTGCGACAAATAGCGGGGTAAAGGTTCCGGGGCACCGCCACCAAACAGCGGATCGCGGTCGCTATTAACTTCTTGTATCGGCATTCCCAAAATTTGAGCCAATCCCCCCGCTGCTGCTCCGTGCATCACATCTGCAAAAACTGTTAATTTTTTGCTTTCCATTGCGGCGTGAATTTGCGGCAAATTTACTTTAGCCTGCAATCCTTCACAATAAGAAGGCCAGGGATTGAATTTGTCTAATTTGCCTGGGGTGGGAGAAGGCGGTGCCGGTGGCGCATTTAA
This window contains:
- a CDS encoding phosphoglucomutase/phosphomannomutase family protein produces the protein MVELLTVPAGNTPIKFGTDGWRGVIGADFTFERVALVAPIAAQVLAELYGTITHSNTIIVGYDRRFLAEDFAATAANSIQKAGFDVLLSECYAPTPAFSWAAKQKNALGAIVLTASHNPAAYLGLKVKGYFGGSVSPEVTKKIEEKLNAPPAPPSPTPGKLDKFNPWPSYCEGLQAKVNLPQIHAAMESKKLTVFADVMHGAAAGGLAQILGMPIQEVNSDRDPLFGGGAPEPLPRYLSQLFRKMRTHQRTHPDTLAVGFVFDGDSDRIAAVDGHGNFLSSQVLIPILIEHLAKRKGWKGEVVKTVSGSDLMPKTAELYGLPVFETPIGYKYIGDRMLEVAVLVGGEESGGIGYGTHIPERDALLSALYLLEAVVESNKDLGELYSGLQQQTGFFAAYDRIDLPLASMEVRAKLLEQLQNQPLKEIAGQPVIDCNPVDGYKFRLGDNRWLLIRFSGTEPVLRLYCEAATLKDVHQTLNWAKDWANQF